The Xiphophorus couchianus chromosome 3, X_couchianus-1.0, whole genome shotgun sequence genome segment GAATTTGTTGCAgtggttttgttgtttactgTGACTGCAGAAGGTCTTGAGAACTGATTTGTTCCCAGTTCAGTGCAGACTCGTGCTAATCCTAAGATATCACAGTAGCAGATGTGAACCCATTCACATCTGCTactgttaaataattttcttctttgtaaTGATTATTCAGGACAGCTCAGTTGTTCAGTCCTAGCTGTGTCTATCATGTTATATAAGAACTATAAACACTTCTGCTTTGTGCTTCTAGTGGAGAGTTCTCTAGTCTAAAAATACCAAGGAACATTTTTGCAGTAGATGCAGAACTGGCCGCATTTACTGGCACCTGTGttaaatcttttattgcagGAGCATAAACTTGTGCTGCAAAATTGAGAAAATTCCACACCTCaattatcacatttatttagtgCATGTTCAAAATTGCAGGGAAGTCATTTTTACTAGGTTGCAGTGTACAGAGAGGAATTTGATGATTCATTTCCAGAGTCCTGAATCCTTTCCTCCTCAGTTTTTTCTGCAGGATTTAGGTGTTGTGGTCTGAGACTGGACTGATTTGGGATCTTTTTTGACGTTTTAGTGTACATTTGACTGAATGTTTTAGATCTTCAGCCGGTTGAAAGACCAAGTGATGACCTCTTTACTTCTCTGGCAGAGCCCTCCAAATCTGGTATTACAAAGAGTCATGTGTCTAACGAGAGCCAGGGAACTTGGAAGAGAACCAGGCCCAGAATCACAGATCCTCTGGGTATGAGGTGCTTTTGGTGTCTTTGTGTCCTTTAGATGCCACTCTCTGGTCTGGTTCTCTAGCATAAAACTttggtgaattttttttatcGCCCATTACATCAGCTCTAATTCTAAGTCATGGAAATTTAAATAGAAGTAACCATCATGTGTGtttaacatacattttcttctttattagTTATTGATCCAAATGTTTGAAGGATGCAGGAGACCTTAAGGAAGAAGAGAGGCTCAAACGCTTTAGAGTTTACTGGTGTCTTCATTGCCTCTGACGGAGCCTCAGAATGACGTTTCCTGAGAGTCCGCAGGACTGGAGGGTCCGATTGTCATCGCTGAAGCTGCAGCGTGGATATGCACTGATGATGTCATAGCCAGGCTGAACTGCCTCTCTGTAGAGCAACAAGAAACCACATGGTTATGAACGTTAAACTTAAAAAGTTAAAGCTCACGAGGATGCTTTTTCCACCTGTGTTTGTCCAGATAGCCTCGCAGCTGGCCGACTGTTTCTGAGAGGCTCATTTTCATCACATAGGTGAGATTCCCATCCTCTGATTTCAGCTTGAGAGTGACGACAGCTTGGGCAGGTTTGTCAGAGCTGATCTGTGTCCTGAGggaatattgtgaaaatgacGGATTAAAACTGGAATCTTCTTCTGTTTATCAGCAGCGaggtgtttctgctgctgctgctgctgtcgtcGAACATAATCCCGAGCTGTACCAGATCGGCCTGCCCCATTTTTCACATGAGAGCCTGCAGTAATCTCCAGAATCTCCGTCATCAGTCATCATGGGCAAATCAGAATTTAATCAGGCTCTAACATCAAATACGGCTGTGCAGAAGCCAGTTCCTTCAGCCTTTTAAACATCGGCTTCCTTCATAAAATCATGATCTGCAGAATATCTGAACGGAACAGAGGCTTGACCTCATTTCATAGTCACTTTGTTTACCTCTCCATCATCGCTTGGCGCACTGGTGTGTCAATGAGAATCTCTGAGCTGCTTCTCGGAGCATCAGAAAGACCCTGATGAGAGAACCAGTGTGTTAAGCAGAGGTTTGGGTTTGTGGTTGATGGATGGATCTCTGCTTCTCACCTGCAGAGTTCTCCTCAGGGAACCCCTGATGTTGATCACGTTCCCGGCCTTTACTACCACCTTTGGCAGCTTGTTGAGGAACTGATCTGTGGTCAGCCTCCTATCTGTGAATCGGAACCAAAACgccaaccaaaaaaaaaaaagaaaaaacattatgaCCAATCCTAACTGTGACGAGTTCTGACCAAACCTGGCACAAAGCCGACTGAATTTGTTGATTCCTTCCCACAAACTGCTTGTCCGTCACCAGGAAACGTGTGCCATGGCATCCTGACCATGAATTCTTCATCTCGACGGTCATGAACCTGGACAAGGGATTCCCTATGAGATACCAGGATGtttgcaaatggagaaaatgttGCAGAGACGCACCTCGAAAGGTACGCCGTCTGGAAATCTCTGCTGAAGCTCAGATGGAAAGTAGCCATCCATTAGATCTTGCATGCATTgctgtaaaaatcagaaaaaaacgaTATTTTAAGAACCAACCAGTCCAGTAAGGTGTAGGATGTTTTGAGCGGAGGTGCAGAAAGCTAACCTGGGTGCTGTGCTCCTGGTATGAGCGGAACGGACCGTCGAACATGACGATGCCGTCCCTGTAGAGTTTCAGCTGAATGGGATCTTTTTTCGCCAGCTTGGCTCCAGTCCCTGTAGTTTGAACGAAAGTCTCTCCTTCCCCTGCGAGGACATTCAGCTCCCTGATACTCCGAAGGACAAGGTCATAGTTCATTTGGAAGCCCCCGTTAGGAGAAAGTCCTGCACAGGAAACGCAGTCAGTACGAGGGTGAAAGTAAACTTTTGCGCTGATTACATGAGAGCCGAGAGTCTGCAAAGCAAGATCAAACTATACCGGAGTTTGCATTCTGTGGACTCTCTTCTGAGTTGCTGGTGTCTTCGTCTCCGACCCAGATCAGACCATAGTCACCCAGAAAGTTCTACGAGAAAAAGGGAGGTCGCATTCAACCTGTTTCATTCTCACAAACTAGCAGAAAgttgtgaaatggaagaaaaaagtttaaattaaagactgaaaaatatCACCCCACTCCCGTATGAGAGGTTACAGCTGTGACTTTTTAGACATCATAAGAATTTTCTGCTCATTCTTCTTTCCAAATAGCTCAAGTTATTCATCTACTTAAgcctgggctttgactagaccgTTGCAGCCTGAAGTCTTCTCCAGCTTCTACCAGGTTTTCATCTTGGGTTggcctgtatttagctccatccagcTTTCTAACAACTCAGACCAGCCCGggtccccacagcatgatgctgccaacacctTGTTTCACTGTGGGAAAAGTTTCCTTGAAcgatggctttcttcttgccaatcttcaataaaagcaaaacatgtgaAGTACATAGCTAACTTTTAGCtacttttggttttcatttaggAAATTCAGAGTGAAGCGGAGTAGATATAAAgtcatgccacacttttcatatttaaatcataaaatgttttgttctttcttccacttcacaactatgAACTAACTTggtattttatttgcattggTCCTAAtgcaaatgcataaaaacatgagAATGTTTAAGTGATATGGATGCTTCTGTAAATCTTACCTCCATTTCTTGCACTTTATTTTGCAGCATTTGGCACCTTTTCTTCAGCTCATATCTGCTACTCAGACATGGCGTGCCCTCTAAATTTACACGGGGAAAGACAGCAGTCAGCGAATCGCTTTAATTCAGACAAACATCCCCGACCTGAACAAGTCTGAGCCTGTTATACACAAATACCTGGCTCTTCCCGAGACCTCAGCTGTTCCTCCAAAACAGAGATCATCTCATCCTtcagataaaagcaaaaaaactcTGTGAGATTTCATCCTGTTGGTGTAAGTCTTTAGGTTTTTCTACTCATCTGGAAgagttatgtgtgtgtgtgtgtgtgtgtcttttttacCTTTCGGTGCATTTCCAGTGCTTGACTCCTCAGCGTGTTCTCCAACTTAGTTATTCGATGCATCATGGCTGCCATGAGCTCGAAGTCACTTGGGGCACCTGATCATTAAAGTACAAAACAAATCTCCTAAAGCtgaaattaaacagaaacagatatAATTTACACTGGTATTAAAATGGATGCAGTACCTTGTTTTAATCTTGCTCCGGACTTTGAAGTGGAGGCGACGTTGGTCGCAGTGTGAGACTGAGGAGGACTGGGATTTGAGTCATCAGCAACCAGTGTGTCCTTTATTTCTGAGGCATTAAAATTACATCTTAATGGTTTACAATGTGTATAAACACCTTGATGAAATTAATATTGTATTGATGAAAAGCTGCGGAAAATGCAACCTTTACTTCAATCATACAAAATTGGtatgttaataaataatattgacTAACACTAACAAAATCACCAGCAAAAATTCtccacaaaataaaagcaactgaGGCAATTATTGAATATATACTTTGTATGCTTCAGCCTTGTGAAATGATGCATATGTTAATATAATTGACAAAAGGTGGTTGCACACATTATTAACAGTAGGTGTATCAataatcatttgttttaaactattatttcttgataagatttttttttatcttgaactCAGATTAAAGGTTTGGTGTTTCTCAATTTTCCAGTGTGCGATTATGCCGCTGCAGTAAAAGATGAACTTATTCAAGGGCTTTTCCTGTCAATGTTTTTACTTAGTTCATAATTCATAACAACGGATCTTTTTTAATCTCAGGTAACTCaatatttcttttagatttgtttttatactatagaatatattttttattattgtaaaagtCCATTGTTAGGTGATTACATTAAATATCAATGTTATTTTCCCATTTCCTAGGGTTTGGATCATGGCCAaagttaatgtcaagttaagttaagctaatgccacatcaaaaaaggcaataaattgtattaaaactgcataatgtaaaattgactactctttttttctcaccattaagtatttatatttaactgaaggtctttttttacatacagaTATGTGCATCTTCagtaatatataaataatttaacactCCTTCAGGGACTCTTCCTCCCTTGCTGTTTCGGCTCTGCTGGTGGTCTGTGAGTGCAGCCTACCTTGCAGCAGGTTCCTCTTGAATGGCACTTTTCTATTGCCCCTGCAGGGCAAAAAGTGACTCAGTGTATCTACATGATCTGTTTGAATACTTTGCACAGAAGCACACAGGAGCTGAGGTTGAAGTTATAATCTTACCCCTGTTCATCCATCAGAGAGTGCTGCAGGGGAGAGCGCCTTGTTTTCTTCAGCATCGATAAAGGAGtgctcattttaaaagaaaagactttGTTGGTACTTGTTCGAGCGTATTCAAAGGGAATaaccttgttttatttcagtttgtttacag includes the following:
- the ubxn11 gene encoding UBX domain-containing protein 11 isoform X1 codes for the protein MSTPLSMLKKTRRSPLQHSLMDEQGGNRKVPFKRNLLQEIKDTLVADDSNPSPPQSHTATNVASTSKSGARLKQGAPSDFELMAAMMHRITKLENTLRSQALEMHRKDEMISVLEEQLRSREEPEGTPCLSSRYELKKRCQMLQNKVQEMENFLGDYGLIWVGDEDTSNSEESPQNANSGLSPNGGFQMNYDLVLRSIRELNVLAGEGETFVQTTGTGAKLAKKDPIQLKLYRDGIVMFDGPFRSYQEHSTQQCMQDLMDGYFPSELQQRFPDGVPFEVHDRRDEEFMVRMPWHTFPGDGQAVCGKESTNSVGFVPDRRLTTDQFLNKLPKVVVKAGNVINIRGSLRRTLQGLSDAPRSSSEILIDTPVRQAMMERTQISSDKPAQAVVTLKLKSEDGNLTYVMKMSLSETVGQLRGYLDKHREAVQPGYDIISAYPRCSFSDDNRTLQSCGLSGNVILRLRQRQ
- the ubxn11 gene encoding UBX domain-containing protein 11 isoform X2; translation: MSTPLSMLKKTRRSPLQHSLMDEQGGNRKVPFKRNLLQEIKDTLVADDSNPSPPQSHTATNVASTSKSGARLKQGAPSDFELMAAMMHRITKLENTLRSQALEMHRKDEMISVLEEQLRSREEPEGTPCLSSRYELKKRCQMLQNKVQEMENFLGDYGLIWVGDEDTSNSEESPQNANSGLSPNGGFQMNYDLVLRSIRELNVLAGEGETFVQTTGTGAKLAKKDPIQLKLYRDGIVMFDGPFRSYQEHSTQQCMQDLMDGYFPSELQQRFPDGVPFEVHDRRDEEFMVRMPWHTFPGDGQAVCDRRLTTDQFLNKLPKVVVKAGNVINIRGSLRRTLQGLSDAPRSSSEILIDTPVRQAMMERTQISSDKPAQAVVTLKLKSEDGNLTYVMKMSLSETVGQLRGYLDKHREAVQPGYDIISAYPRCSFSDDNRTLQSCGLSGNVILRLRQRQ